In Propionicimonas paludicola, a single window of DNA contains:
- a CDS encoding PadR family transcriptional regulator, with translation MDSEPWPVEWLRGALELCVLAVISRGSTYGYAIAQDLQAVGLGTVKGGTLYPLLSRFEQAGLVDIDWRQGDSGPGRKYYQLSAKGREHFDAHAARWLAFTDLAAGVISAQRSHDE, from the coding sequence ATGGACAGTGAACCTTGGCCGGTGGAGTGGCTGCGCGGAGCTCTTGAGCTGTGCGTGCTTGCGGTCATCTCCAGAGGCAGCACCTATGGCTACGCCATTGCCCAAGACCTTCAGGCGGTCGGGCTTGGCACCGTGAAGGGCGGGACGCTCTACCCACTGCTCAGCCGGTTCGAGCAGGCCGGGCTGGTCGACATCGACTGGCGCCAGGGCGACAGCGGACCCGGCCGCAAGTACTACCAGCTCTCGGCCAAGGGCCGCGAGCACTTCGACGCACACGCCGCACGCTGGCTGGCCTTCACAGACCTCGCCGCCGGCGTCATCTCAGCACAGAGGAGTCACGATGAGTAA